The following are encoded together in the Pseudomonas maumuensis genome:
- the gatB gene encoding Asp-tRNA(Asn)/Glu-tRNA(Gln) amidotransferase subunit GatB, protein MQWEVVIGLEIHTQLATQSKIFSGSATTFGSEPNTQASLVDLGMPGVLPVLNQEAVRMACMFGLAIDAEIGPRNVFARKNYFYPDLPKGYQISQMDLPIVGKGHLDIALEDGTIKRIGVTRAHLEEDAGKSLHEDFNGATGIDLNRAGTPLLEIVSEPDMRSAKEAVAYVKAIHALVRYLGICDGNMAEGSLRCDCNVSIRPKGQTEFGTRCEIKNVNSFRFIERAINSEIQRQIDLIEDGGKVVQETRLYDPNKDETRSMRSKEEANDYRYFPDPDLLPVVIEPGFLDSVRAALPELPPQKVERFQSQYGLSAYDANVLASSREQADYFEQVVKIGGDAKLAANWVMVELGSLLNKLGVEIDQSPVNAEHLGGMLLRIRDNTISGKIAKTVFEAMAAGEGDADSIIESRGLKQVTDTGAIDKMLDEMLAANAEQVEQYRAADEAKRGKMFGFFVGQAMKASKGKANPGQVNQLLKAKLEG, encoded by the coding sequence ATGCAATGGGAAGTTGTGATCGGGCTGGAGATTCATACCCAGCTCGCCACCCAGTCGAAGATCTTCTCCGGCAGCGCCACCACCTTCGGCTCCGAGCCGAACACCCAGGCCAGCCTGGTCGACCTGGGCATGCCCGGCGTGCTGCCGGTGCTCAACCAGGAGGCCGTGCGCATGGCGTGCATGTTCGGCCTGGCGATCGATGCCGAGATCGGGCCGCGCAACGTGTTCGCGCGCAAGAACTACTTCTACCCCGACCTGCCCAAGGGCTACCAGATCAGCCAGATGGACCTGCCGATCGTCGGCAAGGGCCACCTGGACATCGCCCTGGAAGACGGCACCATCAAGCGCATCGGCGTGACCCGCGCGCACCTTGAAGAAGATGCCGGCAAGAGCCTGCACGAAGACTTCAACGGCGCCACCGGCATCGACCTGAACCGCGCCGGCACCCCGCTGCTGGAGATCGTCTCCGAGCCGGACATGCGCAGCGCCAAGGAAGCCGTGGCCTACGTCAAGGCCATCCATGCCCTGGTGCGCTACCTGGGCATCTGCGATGGCAACATGGCCGAAGGTTCGCTGCGCTGCGACTGCAACGTGTCGATCCGCCCGAAGGGCCAGACCGAGTTCGGCACCCGCTGCGAGATCAAGAACGTCAACTCGTTCCGCTTCATCGAGCGTGCGATCAACAGCGAGATCCAGCGCCAGATCGACCTGATCGAGGACGGCGGCAAGGTGGTGCAGGAAACCCGCCTGTACGACCCGAACAAGGACGAGACCCGCTCCATGCGCAGCAAGGAGGAAGCCAACGACTACCGTTACTTCCCCGACCCGGACCTGCTGCCAGTGGTCATCGAGCCAGGCTTCCTCGACAGCGTGCGCGCCGCCCTGCCGGAGCTGCCACCACAGAAGGTCGAGCGCTTCCAGAGCCAGTACGGCCTGTCGGCCTATGACGCCAACGTGCTGGCCTCCAGCCGCGAGCAGGCCGACTACTTCGAACAGGTGGTGAAGATCGGCGGCGATGCCAAGCTGGCCGCCAACTGGGTGATGGTGGAACTGGGCAGCCTGCTGAACAAGCTCGGCGTCGAGATCGACCAGTCGCCGGTCAATGCCGAACACCTCGGCGGCATGCTGCTGCGCATCCGTGACAACACCATCAGCGGCAAGATCGCCAAGACCGTGTTCGAGGCCATGGCCGCTGGCGAAGGCGATGCCGACAGCATCATCGAAAGCCGCGGCCTCAAGCAGGTCACCGATACCGGCGCGATCGACAAGATGCTCGACGAGATGCTCGCCGCCAATGCCGAACAGGTCGAACAATATCGCGCCGCCGATGAAGCCAAGCGCGGCAAGATGTTCGGCTTCTTCGTCGGCCAGGCGATGAAGGCGTCGAAAGGCAAGGCCAACCCGGGGCAAGTGAACCAATTGCTCAAGGCCAAGCTCGAAGGGTGA
- the gatA gene encoding Asp-tRNA(Asn)/Glu-tRNA(Gln) amidotransferase subunit GatA: protein MHQLTLAEIARGLADKSFSSEELTGALLSRIKQLDPQLNSFITVTEAQALEQARAADARRASGETGALLGAPIAHKDLFCTNGVRTSCGSKMLDSFTAPYDATVVAKLAEAGMVTLGKTNMDEFAMGSANESSHYGAVKNPWNLEHVPGGSSGGSAAAVAARLLPATTGTDTGGSIRQPAAFTNLTGLKPTYGRVSRWGMIAYASSLDQGGPLARTAEDCALLLQGMAGFDAKDSTSVDEPVPDFSANLNASLQGLRIGLPKEYFGAGLDPRIADLVQASVKELEKLGAVVKEISLPNMQHAIPAYYVIAPAEASSNLSRFDGVRFGHRCEDPKDLTDLYKRSRGEGFGAEVQRRIMVGTYALSAGYYDAYYVKAQQIRRLIKNDFMAAFADVDVILGPTTPNPAWKLGAKSSDPVAAYLEDVYTITANLAGLPGLSMPAGFVDGLPVGVQLLAPYFQEGRLLNIAHRYQQVTDWHTRAPNGF from the coding sequence ATGCATCAACTCACTCTGGCCGAAATCGCCCGCGGCCTCGCCGACAAGTCGTTCTCCTCGGAAGAACTGACCGGCGCCCTGCTGTCGCGCATCAAGCAGCTCGACCCGCAGCTCAACAGCTTCATCACCGTCACCGAAGCACAGGCCCTGGAGCAGGCGCGCGCCGCCGACGCCCGCCGCGCCTCTGGCGAGACCGGCGCGCTGCTGGGTGCGCCGATCGCCCACAAGGACCTGTTCTGCACCAACGGCGTACGCACCAGCTGCGGCTCGAAGATGCTCGACAGCTTTACCGCCCCGTACGACGCCACCGTGGTCGCCAAGCTGGCCGAAGCCGGCATGGTCACCCTGGGCAAGACCAACATGGACGAATTCGCCATGGGCTCGGCCAACGAGTCCAGCCACTACGGCGCGGTGAAGAACCCGTGGAACCTCGAACACGTGCCCGGCGGTTCGTCCGGCGGCTCGGCCGCTGCCGTGGCCGCGCGCCTGCTGCCGGCCACCACCGGCACCGACACCGGCGGCTCGATTCGTCAGCCGGCAGCCTTCACCAACCTGACCGGCCTCAAGCCGACCTATGGCCGCGTATCGCGCTGGGGCATGATCGCCTACGCCTCGAGCCTCGACCAGGGCGGCCCGCTGGCCCGTACCGCCGAAGACTGCGCCCTGCTGCTGCAAGGCATGGCCGGCTTCGATGCCAAGGACTCGACCTCGGTCGACGAGCCGGTACCGGACTTCAGCGCCAACCTGAACGCCTCGCTGCAAGGCCTGCGCATCGGCCTGCCCAAGGAATACTTCGGCGCCGGCCTCGACCCGCGCATCGCCGACCTGGTCCAGGCCAGCGTCAAGGAGCTGGAAAAGCTCGGCGCGGTGGTCAAGGAAATCAGCCTGCCGAACATGCAGCACGCCATCCCGGCGTACTACGTGATCGCCCCGGCGGAAGCCTCCTCCAACCTGTCGCGCTTCGACGGCGTGCGCTTCGGTCATCGCTGTGAAGATCCGAAAGATCTGACCGACCTGTACAAGCGCTCCCGTGGCGAAGGCTTCGGCGCGGAAGTGCAACGCCGCATCATGGTCGGTACCTACGCCCTGTCGGCCGGCTACTACGACGCCTACTACGTCAAGGCGCAACAGATCCGTCGCCTGATCAAGAACGACTTCATGGCCGCGTTCGCCGACGTCGACGTGATTCTCGGCCCGACCACGCCGAACCCGGCTTGGAAACTGGGCGCCAAGAGCAGCGACCCGGTCGCCGCCTACCTGGAAGACGTCTACACCATCACCGCCAACCTGGCCGGCCTGCCGGGCCTGTCGATGCCGGCCGGCTTCGTCGACGGCCTGCCGGTGGGCGTGCAACTGCTGGCCCCGTACTTCCAGGAAGGCCGCCTGCTCAACATCGCGCACCGTTACCAGCAAGTCACCGACTGGCACACCCGCGCCCCCAACGGCTTCTGA
- the gatC gene encoding Asp-tRNA(Asn)/Glu-tRNA(Gln) amidotransferase subunit GatC, translating to MALQRSDVEKIAHLARLGLNEGELPRITDALNSILGLVDQMQAVDTSGIEPLAHPLEATQRLRPDQVTESNQRDRYQAVAPSTENGLYLVPKVID from the coding sequence ATGGCGCTTCAACGCTCCGACGTGGAAAAGATCGCCCATCTGGCCCGCCTGGGCCTGAATGAAGGCGAATTGCCACGCATCACCGATGCCTTGAACAGTATTCTCGGGCTGGTCGACCAGATGCAAGCCGTCGACACCTCTGGCATCGAGCCCCTGGCCCACCCGCTGGAAGCCACCCAGCGCCTGCGCCCCGACCAGGTCACCGAAAGCAACCAGCGCGACCGCTACCAGGCCGTCGCCCCGTCGACCGAGAACGGTCTGTACCTGGTTCCGAAAGTCATCGATTAA
- the mreB gene encoding rod shape-determining protein MreB — protein MFKKLRGMFSSDLSIDLGTANTLIYVRERGIVLNEPSVVAIRTHGNQKSVVAVGTEAKRMLGRTPGNIAAIRPMKDGVIADFSVCEKMLQYFINKVHENSFLQPSPRVLICVPCKSTQVERRAIRESALGAGAREVFLIEEPMAAAIGAGLPVEEARGSMVVDIGGGTTEIALISLNGVVYAESVRVGGDRFDEAIVTYVRRNYGSLIGESTAERIKQEIGTAYPGGEVREVDVRGRNLAEGVPRAFTLNSNEVLEALQESLATIVQAVKSALEQSPPELASDIAERGLVLTGGGALLRDLDKLLAQETGLPVIVAEDPLTCVARGGGRALEMMDKHAMDLLSSE, from the coding sequence ATGTTCAAGAAACTGCGTGGCATGTTTTCCAGCGATCTGTCCATCGACCTGGGTACTGCCAACACCCTTATCTACGTGCGTGAGCGCGGTATCGTCCTGAATGAGCCCTCGGTTGTTGCCATCCGTACCCACGGCAACCAGAAAAGCGTCGTCGCAGTCGGTACCGAAGCCAAGCGCATGCTGGGCCGCACCCCCGGCAACATTGCTGCCATTCGTCCGATGAAGGACGGCGTGATCGCCGACTTCAGCGTTTGCGAAAAAATGCTGCAGTACTTCATCAACAAGGTGCATGAGAACAGCTTCCTGCAGCCCAGCCCACGCGTGCTGATCTGCGTGCCGTGCAAGTCGACCCAGGTCGAGCGCCGCGCCATCCGTGAATCGGCCCTCGGTGCCGGTGCCCGGGAAGTATTCCTGATCGAAGAACCCATGGCCGCCGCCATCGGTGCCGGCCTGCCGGTCGAAGAGGCCCGCGGCTCGATGGTCGTCGATATCGGTGGCGGTACCACCGAGATCGCCCTTATCTCGCTCAACGGCGTGGTCTACGCCGAATCCGTGCGCGTCGGCGGCGACCGCTTCGACGAAGCCATCGTCACCTACGTGCGCCGCAACTACGGCAGCCTGATCGGCGAATCCACCGCCGAGCGCATCAAGCAGGAAATCGGTACCGCCTACCCGGGCGGCGAAGTGCGCGAAGTCGACGTCCGTGGCCGTAACCTGGCCGAAGGCGTGCCGCGTGCCTTCACCCTGAACTCCAACGAAGTGCTCGAGGCGCTGCAGGAATCGCTGGCGACCATCGTCCAGGCGGTCAAGAGCGCCCTGGAGCAGTCGCCGCCGGAGCTGGCCTCGGACATCGCCGAGCGCGGCCTGGTGCTGACCGGTGGTGGCGCGCTGCTGCGCGACCTGGACAAGCTGCTGGCCCAGGAAACCGGCCTGCCGGTGATCGTCGCCGAAGACCCGCTGACCTGCGTCGCCCGCGGCGGTGGCCGGGCCCTGGAGATGATGGACAAGCACGCCATGGACCTGCTCTCCAGCGAGTGA
- the mreC gene encoding rod shape-determining protein MreC, which translates to MGVRLLVLVVLSVALMVVDSRFDLLKPVRSQMGLVLMESYWITDLPQRTWQGVAGQFGSRTELIAENEKLKTEALLLQGRLQKLAALTEQNVRLRELLNSSALVNEKVEVAELIGVDPNPFTHRILINKGERDGVFLGQPVLDARGLMGQVVELMPYTARVLLLTDTTHSIPVQVNRNGLRAIASGTGNPERLELRHVADTADIKEGDLLVSSGMGQRFPAGYPVATVNEVIHDSGQPFAIVRAIPTAALNRSRYMLLVFSDRRTPEERATEAAIAQEEADRQGAGHGQAPATPAASAAGSAVQPVPGAAPATATPAASPAAVPPAPATAQPRRQ; encoded by the coding sequence CTGGGCGTTCGCCTGCTCGTGCTGGTCGTGCTGTCGGTCGCGCTGATGGTGGTCGACTCGCGCTTCGACCTGCTCAAGCCGGTGCGCAGCCAGATGGGTCTGGTGCTGATGGAATCCTACTGGATCACCGACCTGCCGCAGCGCACGTGGCAAGGCGTGGCTGGCCAGTTCGGCAGCCGCACCGAACTGATCGCCGAGAACGAGAAACTCAAGACCGAGGCCCTGCTGTTGCAGGGGCGCCTGCAGAAACTGGCCGCCCTGACCGAGCAGAACGTGCGCCTGCGTGAGCTGCTCAACTCTTCGGCGCTGGTCAACGAGAAGGTCGAGGTCGCCGAGCTGATCGGTGTCGATCCCAATCCGTTCACCCACCGTATCCTGATCAACAAGGGCGAGCGCGATGGCGTGTTCCTCGGCCAGCCTGTGCTCGATGCCCGTGGCCTGATGGGCCAGGTGGTCGAGCTGATGCCGTACACCGCGCGGGTACTGCTGCTTACCGACACCACCCACAGCATTCCGGTGCAGGTCAATCGCAACGGCCTGCGCGCCATTGCCAGCGGCACGGGCAACCCGGAGCGCCTGGAGCTGCGCCACGTGGCCGACACCGCCGACATCAAGGAAGGCGACCTGCTGGTCAGTTCGGGCATGGGCCAGCGTTTCCCGGCGGGCTACCCGGTGGCCACGGTCAACGAAGTGATCCACGACTCCGGCCAGCCGTTCGCCATCGTTCGTGCCATCCCAACTGCCGCGCTCAACCGCAGCCGCTACATGCTGCTGGTGTTCAGCGACCGGCGCACACCCGAGGAACGCGCCACCGAGGCGGCGATCGCCCAGGAAGAGGCCGACCGTCAGGGCGCTGGCCACGGCCAGGCACCGGCCACGCCGGCTGCATCTGCGGCGGGTAGCGCGGTTCAGCCTGTGCCCGGCGCAGCCCCAGCGACTGCGACGCCTGCGGCAAGCCCGGCAGCGGTGCCCCCGGCGCCTGCGACCGCCCAACCCCGGAGACAATAA
- the mreD gene encoding rod shape-determining protein MreD, with translation MASTRSRNGWAIWLTFAIGLLLSVLPMPQFMEVFRPMWLALLLAFWTLAVPGKVGMTTAFLLGLAEDVLYGTLLGQNALILTLITFLVLSLQQRLRMFPMWQQSLVILVIFGIAQLIQLWLSALTGNRLPTLALVWSAVISALLWPWVSFALRGLRRRLHIH, from the coding sequence ATGGCCAGCACCCGTAGCAGAAACGGCTGGGCCATCTGGCTGACCTTCGCCATCGGCCTGTTGCTCAGCGTCTTGCCCATGCCGCAGTTCATGGAAGTGTTCCGGCCCATGTGGCTGGCCCTGCTGCTGGCCTTCTGGACCCTTGCGGTGCCGGGCAAGGTCGGCATGACCACCGCGTTCCTGCTTGGCCTGGCCGAGGACGTGCTGTACGGCACGCTGCTTGGCCAGAACGCCCTGATTCTTACCCTGATCACCTTCCTGGTGCTTTCGTTGCAGCAGCGCCTGCGCATGTTCCCCATGTGGCAGCAGAGCCTGGTGATCCTGGTGATCTTCGGTATCGCCCAGTTGATCCAGCTGTGGCTCAGCGCGCTGACCGGCAATCGCCTGCCGACCCTGGCCCTGGTCTGGTCGGCGGTGATCAGCGCCTTGCTCTGGCCGTGGGTCAGCTTTGCCCTGCGCGGCCTGCGCCGTCGCCTGCATATCCACTGA
- a CDS encoding Maf family protein: protein MTQLYLASGSPRRRELLTQIGVPFTVVSAPIDETPLPGEAPAAYVERLAQAKAVAGFAHIDGAGVVLGADTTVVLDGQILGKPESREQALAMLGDLSKREHQVLTAVALTDGQRSISRCVSTTVRFRTISFEEALRYWDSGEPVDKAGGYAIQGLGAVFVSGIEGSYSAVVGLPLSETAELLEQFGVPCWQLQEGSAQR from the coding sequence ATGACCCAGCTGTATCTGGCCTCCGGCTCGCCACGCCGCCGTGAACTGCTGACCCAGATCGGTGTGCCGTTCACCGTCGTCAGCGCACCCATCGATGAAACCCCGTTGCCGGGCGAAGCGCCGGCAGCCTACGTCGAGCGCCTGGCCCAGGCCAAGGCCGTGGCGGGCTTCGCCCACATCGATGGCGCAGGGGTGGTACTGGGCGCCGACACCACCGTGGTGCTCGATGGCCAGATCCTCGGCAAGCCGGAGAGTCGCGAGCAGGCGTTGGCCATGCTCGGCGACCTTTCCAAGCGCGAACACCAGGTGCTTACCGCCGTGGCGCTGACCGATGGCCAGCGCAGTATCAGCCGCTGCGTCAGCACCACCGTGCGTTTTCGCACCATCTCCTTCGAGGAAGCGCTGCGCTACTGGGACAGCGGCGAACCTGTCGACAAGGCCGGTGGCTATGCCATCCAGGGCCTGGGCGCGGTGTTCGTCAGCGGCATCGAGGGCAGCTACTCGGCCGTGGTCGGATTGCCCCTGAGTGAAACCGCCGAACTGCTCGAGCAATTCGGCGTGCCATGTTGGCAACTGCAAGAGGGTTCCGCACAGCGCTAG
- the rng gene encoding ribonuclease G, whose protein sequence is MSEEILINITPMESRVAVVENGVLQEVHVERTQRRGIVGNIYKGKVVRVLPGMQAAFVDIGLERAAFIHASEISQREGSAVETITALVHEGQALVVQVTKDPIGSKGARLTTQLSIPSRYLVYMPRSSHVGISLKIEEEAERDRLKQVVTDCMAQEDMKDAGGFILRTAAEGARAEDILQDIRYLRRLWEQIGSQIKTCGAPVVIYEDLGLALRTLRDLVNPKIEKIRIDSRETFQKTTQFVAELMPEIADRLEHYPGERPIFDLYGVEDEIQRALERKVPLKSGGYLVVDPAEAMTTIDVNTGAFVGHRNLEETIFKTNLEAATAIARQLRLRNIGGIIIIDFIDMEDEEHQRQVLRTLEKQLERDHAKTNIIGITELGLVQMTRKRTRESLEQVLCEPCAACQGRGKLKTPETICYEIFREILREARAYQAEGYRVLANQKVVDRLLDEESGNVAELEAFIGRTIRFQVESMYSQEQYDVVLL, encoded by the coding sequence ATGAGTGAAGAGATCCTGATCAACATCACCCCGATGGAATCACGCGTGGCGGTGGTGGAGAACGGAGTCCTGCAGGAGGTGCATGTAGAGCGCACCCAGCGGCGTGGCATCGTCGGCAACATCTACAAAGGCAAGGTAGTGCGGGTGTTGCCGGGCATGCAGGCGGCATTCGTCGATATCGGCCTGGAGCGGGCGGCGTTCATCCATGCCTCGGAAATCTCCCAGCGCGAAGGCTCGGCCGTGGAGACCATCACCGCACTGGTTCATGAAGGCCAGGCACTGGTGGTCCAGGTCACCAAGGATCCCATCGGCAGCAAGGGCGCACGCCTGACTACCCAGCTTTCGATTCCGTCGCGCTACCTGGTGTACATGCCGCGCAGCAGCCATGTCGGCATCTCGCTCAAGATCGAGGAAGAAGCCGAGCGCGATCGCCTCAAGCAGGTGGTCACCGACTGCATGGCCCAGGAAGACATGAAGGATGCCGGGGGGTTCATCCTGCGCACCGCCGCAGAGGGCGCCCGCGCGGAGGATATCCTCCAGGACATCCGCTACCTGCGCCGCCTGTGGGAGCAGATCGGCTCGCAGATCAAGACCTGCGGAGCGCCCGTGGTGATCTACGAGGACCTTGGCCTGGCGCTGCGGACCTTGCGCGACCTGGTCAACCCCAAGATCGAGAAGATCCGCATCGACTCGCGGGAGACCTTCCAGAAGACCACCCAGTTCGTGGCCGAATTGATGCCGGAGATCGCCGATCGCCTGGAGCACTACCCTGGCGAGCGGCCGATCTTCGACCTGTATGGGGTGGAGGACGAAATCCAGCGCGCCCTGGAGCGCAAGGTGCCGCTCAAGTCCGGCGGCTACCTGGTGGTCGACCCGGCGGAAGCAATGACCACCATCGACGTCAACACCGGTGCGTTCGTCGGCCATCGCAACCTTGAAGAGACCATCTTCAAGACCAACCTCGAGGCGGCCACCGCGATTGCCCGGCAACTGCGCCTGCGCAACATCGGCGGGATCATCATCATCGACTTCATCGACATGGAGGACGAGGAGCACCAGCGCCAGGTCCTGCGTACCCTGGAGAAGCAGCTCGAGCGTGATCATGCCAAGACCAACATCATCGGCATCACCGAGCTGGGCCTGGTGCAGATGACCCGCAAGCGCACCCGCGAAAGCCTCGAGCAGGTGCTGTGCGAACCCTGTGCGGCGTGCCAGGGGCGCGGCAAGCTGAAGACCCCCGAGACGATCTGTTACGAAATTTTCCGCGAGATCCTCCGTGAAGCCCGTGCCTACCAGGCCGAGGGCTATCGCGTGCTGGCCAACCAGAAGGTGGTGGATCGGCTGCTCGATGAAGAATCGGGCAACGTCGCCGAACTAGAAGCGTTCATCGGGCGAACCATCCGCTTTCAGGTGGAGTCCATGTATTCCCAGGAACAATACGATGTGGTGCTGCTCTGA